A window from Staphylococcus succinus encodes these proteins:
- a CDS encoding DedA family protein codes for MEQILTNFISTWGYAAIAILILLENILPFIPSEIILTFAGLMSVKSDLSIGTLFIISTFASLIGLIVLYYISRLVSEKRLYRFVDKYGKWIKLRGKDVERANNWFKHYGPIAVFICRFIPVLRVLITIPAGINRMNIFIFVILSLIGTTIWNFALIYLGSVLSGSWDVLMNGLHTYSYIMYAIIFLAIIYIFYYLFKKNRAQ; via the coding sequence ATGGAACAAATACTTACTAATTTTATCAGCACATGGGGCTATGCAGCCATTGCGATACTAATATTATTAGAAAATATACTACCTTTTATACCCTCTGAAATTATATTAACCTTTGCTGGCTTAATGTCTGTTAAATCTGACTTATCCATCGGCACGCTGTTTATCATATCTACATTCGCTTCTCTTATAGGATTAATTGTACTCTACTATATCAGTAGACTCGTTTCAGAAAAACGTTTATACCGTTTTGTGGATAAATATGGAAAATGGATTAAGCTCAGAGGCAAAGACGTAGAACGCGCGAATAACTGGTTTAAACATTATGGTCCAATCGCAGTATTTATATGTCGATTTATCCCTGTATTACGTGTACTTATTACTATTCCTGCTGGGATTAATAGAATGAACATTTTTATTTTTGTCATATTATCATTAATTGGTACGACAATTTGGAATTTCGCTTTAATTTATTTAGGTAGTGTGCTAAGTGGCAGTTGGGATGTATTAATGAACGGATTACATACATACTCTTATATTATGTACGCAATTATTTTTTTAGCAATCATTTATATTTTTTATTATTTATTCAAAAAAAATCGTGCACAGTAA
- a CDS encoding MFS transporter — MEQKRSNVRWYFAIAFFIIGVIAYMDRSNISIIAGPMMEDLHLTKTQFGLLASFFSLGYALMQVPSGFLAEKFGSKKMLTIALVWWSAFTILTGVVKNHGLLYAVRFLFGIGEAPMYPSNAVFNSFWFAKGEKGRASSVLLAGSYFGPVIAPVVTIAIVNMFGWQAVFYIFGVIGLLISVLWVIISKDLPEQHKMVNEAERQYILENRDVIKTEKANAPWNLFLKRFSFYALAAQYFVVQFVVSLFLIWLPTYLTEQYHVKLSDPDMAWAAGAPWIAMFILILLGGAISDKLLQSGKSRFVARASIAIIGFLVFCISLFMSIQTDSLVVNVFWLSLCLGGIGIATGMSWAAATDLGRNFSGSVSGWMNLWGNIGALLSPLLAGMMVDIVGWTVTLELVIIPVIFAIIMWFFVQPDKPLLIEKEDL, encoded by the coding sequence ATGGAACAAAAAAGATCAAATGTCAGATGGTATTTTGCGATTGCATTTTTTATTATTGGGGTTATTGCTTATATGGATCGTTCTAATATATCTATTATTGCTGGACCAATGATGGAAGATTTACATTTAACTAAGACACAGTTCGGTTTGTTAGCATCATTTTTCTCATTAGGATATGCATTAATGCAAGTTCCTTCAGGATTTTTAGCAGAAAAATTTGGTTCTAAAAAAATGCTTACCATTGCACTTGTATGGTGGAGTGCATTTACGATTTTGACGGGCGTTGTGAAAAACCATGGTCTGTTATATGCAGTACGTTTCCTATTTGGTATAGGGGAAGCACCAATGTATCCTTCGAATGCAGTATTCAATTCATTTTGGTTTGCAAAAGGGGAAAAGGGACGTGCATCTAGTGTTTTATTAGCAGGTTCCTATTTTGGACCGGTTATTGCACCGGTAGTTACAATCGCTATCGTGAATATGTTTGGTTGGCAAGCAGTGTTTTATATCTTTGGTGTCATTGGGTTATTGATTTCAGTATTATGGGTTATTATTTCTAAAGATTTACCAGAGCAACATAAAATGGTTAATGAAGCTGAAAGACAGTATATATTGGAAAATCGTGATGTTATTAAAACTGAAAAAGCAAATGCGCCTTGGAATTTATTTTTAAAAAGATTCAGTTTTTATGCACTTGCAGCACAATATTTTGTAGTACAATTTGTTGTTTCATTATTTTTAATTTGGTTACCAACTTACCTAACAGAACAGTATCATGTTAAATTAAGTGATCCTGATATGGCTTGGGCAGCTGGAGCACCATGGATAGCGATGTTTATTTTGATTCTCCTTGGTGGAGCGATTTCAGACAAACTTTTACAAAGTGGAAAATCTCGCTTTGTTGCACGTGCTTCTATAGCAATTATTGGGTTTTTAGTCTTTTGTATTTCACTCTTTATGTCTATACAAACAGATAGTCTTGTAGTTAATGTTTTCTGGTTATCGCTATGTTTAGGTGGTATTGGAATTGCCACAGGAATGAGCTGGGCAGCAGCAACTGATTTAGGGCGTAATTTCTCTGGTTCAGTTTCAGGTTGGATGAACTTATGGGGAAATATTGGTGCGTTATTAAGTCCATTATTAGCAGGTATGATGGTAGATATCGTTGGCTGGACTGTCACATTAGAGCTTGTCATTATCCCAGTTATATTTGCAATCATTATGTGGTTCTTTGTACAACCTGATAAACCGCTCTTAATTGAAAAAGAAGATCTATAA
- a CDS encoding FUSC family protein: MKIDVAKGFRQGILMLIPLIIGYLTNHFSTGLLIATGTLAHIYVFGGPAQSKLRVVFFSTVGLSIAMMLGSLTVNQPILFGILLLVITIIPHYIFSSLNIVGPSSIFFIVAFSLPTNLPFAPEDALYRGMAMFAGGLLATLMVIIVILFSKESAEMKAVKSDYNIIKQLIYNFDDPKAFAKASQFAVSAFRNSDNQLITSSTFKSKASPEFQRLLLLHNTAQGIHSELLELNEKQIRPLPKEIKQMADFVIKMVFSEGNIKTQWTQKVEIDSQYQNLVDNIFKVDAIINADNERVEHEVNVRMPVYGHRMLSNLTLDSFVFRNILKYAIIMGISIFIALMFDFDKAYWIPLSTHTVLVGATTLHSFERAGARCIGTIIGVLVLSLILLTTPPILVAIILLAASAAITEMFVGANYSFAVIFITIQVILLNGLASNHLSIVIALPRITDVIVGIVIAVVCLLFIGRKTASSMLPGSLADVARNEAVLFHYLFSSNKYSSIKQDKRELLNLSVKLNNMIQIYNNANGELFSNKSEIQYYYPSIYALEELSFMFNRALNNEQRYHINDEKMGQYLLVFENIAKHFERGTNIQIQNLPELPQYINIRTSLTNIQSNCMNAR, from the coding sequence ATGAAAATTGACGTCGCTAAAGGTTTCAGGCAAGGTATATTAATGCTTATTCCACTCATAATTGGTTACTTAACCAATCATTTTTCTACAGGGTTATTAATTGCCACTGGTACGTTAGCGCATATATATGTATTTGGTGGACCAGCGCAATCTAAACTTCGTGTTGTTTTCTTTTCAACGGTAGGATTATCGATAGCGATGATGTTAGGATCGCTCACTGTAAATCAACCTATATTATTTGGTATCTTATTACTGGTTATTACAATTATTCCGCATTACATATTCAGTTCTCTAAATATTGTAGGGCCTTCATCAATCTTTTTTATCGTGGCATTTAGTTTGCCTACAAATTTACCTTTCGCTCCAGAGGATGCTTTGTATAGAGGGATGGCCATGTTTGCAGGAGGATTACTAGCCACATTAATGGTTATTATTGTTATACTATTTTCTAAAGAATCTGCAGAAATGAAAGCTGTTAAAAGTGATTATAATATCATTAAACAGTTGATATATAATTTTGACGATCCTAAAGCATTTGCAAAAGCTTCACAGTTTGCAGTGAGTGCATTTAGAAACTCTGATAATCAATTAATCACTTCTAGCACGTTTAAATCGAAAGCTTCTCCTGAATTTCAACGCTTATTGCTATTACATAATACAGCTCAGGGTATTCATTCAGAATTATTAGAGTTGAATGAGAAACAAATACGCCCTTTACCGAAAGAAATTAAACAGATGGCAGATTTTGTCATTAAAATGGTGTTTTCAGAAGGTAATATTAAGACACAATGGACTCAAAAAGTAGAAATAGATTCCCAGTATCAAAATTTAGTTGATAATATATTTAAAGTTGATGCTATTATAAATGCTGATAATGAACGTGTAGAACATGAGGTGAATGTCCGCATGCCAGTATATGGACACCGCATGTTATCTAATCTAACTTTGGATTCCTTTGTCTTTAGAAATATTTTGAAGTATGCAATTATTATGGGAATTTCAATTTTTATTGCATTAATGTTTGATTTTGATAAAGCATATTGGATTCCTTTGAGTACACATACGGTGTTGGTAGGTGCCACTACTTTACATAGCTTTGAACGAGCAGGGGCAAGATGTATAGGAACAATCATTGGTGTGCTCGTGCTGTCATTAATATTGTTAACAACGCCTCCAATACTGGTTGCTATTATTTTGTTAGCTGCGTCAGCGGCAATAACAGAGATGTTTGTAGGTGCTAATTATTCTTTTGCGGTTATTTTTATCACAATCCAAGTTATTTTGTTAAATGGCTTAGCGTCTAATCATTTATCTATTGTCATCGCCTTACCACGAATTACTGATGTGATAGTAGGCATTGTGATTGCAGTGGTTTGTTTACTCTTTATTGGACGAAAAACAGCGTCATCAATGTTACCGGGGTCGCTTGCAGATGTTGCTAGAAATGAAGCAGTGTTGTTCCATTATCTATTCTCAAGTAATAAATACTCATCTATAAAACAAGATAAACGCGAATTATTAAACCTCAGTGTTAAACTCAATAATATGATACAAATATATAATAATGCGAACGGCGAACTTTTTAGTAATAAAAGTGAGATTCAATATTATTATCCAAGTATTTACGCATTAGAAGAGTTAAGCTTTATGTTCAATAGGGCATTGAATAACGAACAAAGATATCATATTAACGACGAAAAAATGGGACAATATTTACTTGTTTTTGAAAATATAGCGAAACATTTTGAAAGAGGTACAAATATCCAAATTCAAAATCTACCAGAATTACCACAATATATTAATATACGGACATCATTAACGAATATTCAAAGTAATTGTATGAATGCTAGATAA
- the putP gene encoding sodium/proline symporter PutP — translation MFTLGATLSSQVNPNWQTYIMLSAYFLVLLIIGYYGYKQSTGNLSEYMLGGRNIGPYVTALSAGASDMSGWMVMGLPGEVYTTGLSAAWLAIGLTIGAYINYIVVAPRLRVYTEKAGDAITLPDFFKNRLDDQSNVIKIISGAIIVVFFTLYTHSGMVSGGKLFDSAFGLNYHFGLVLVAAIVIAYTFFGGYLAVSITDFFQGVIMLIAMVMVPIVAMMQLSGLDTLSQAAALKPTNLDLFRGTTVIGIISFFAWGLGYFGQPHIIVRFMSIKSVAQLKTARRFGIGWMIISLLGAVGVGLVGITFVNEGGVTLEDPETLFILMGQILFHPLVGGFLLAAILAAIMSTISSQLLVTSSSLTEDFYKLFRGEAAAKAHEKEFVLVGRLSVIVVAIISIIIAWSPNDTILNLVGNAWAGFGAAFGPLVLLSLYWKGLSRTGAVSGMLAGAIVVVLWIVYVKPLGEVNDFFNLYEIIPGFLTSLIVTVVISKFTKKPQIDVESDLEEVRQLVKGDIKN, via the coding sequence ATGTTTACATTGGGGGCAACATTGTCGAGCCAAGTTAATCCAAATTGGCAGACATATATTATGCTTAGTGCTTACTTCCTAGTGTTATTGATTATTGGGTATTATGGATATAAACAATCAACAGGGAATTTAAGCGAGTATATGTTAGGTGGTAGAAATATTGGTCCATATGTAACAGCGTTATCTGCAGGTGCATCTGACATGAGTGGATGGATGGTAATGGGCTTGCCAGGCGAAGTGTATACAACTGGTTTATCAGCAGCATGGCTAGCAATTGGTTTAACAATTGGCGCATACATAAACTATATCGTGGTAGCACCACGTCTTCGTGTATATACAGAGAAGGCTGGAGATGCAATTACATTGCCAGATTTTTTTAAGAATCGTTTAGATGATCAATCAAATGTGATTAAGATTATTTCCGGTGCAATTATAGTAGTGTTTTTTACGCTTTATACTCACTCGGGAATGGTATCTGGAGGTAAGTTATTCGATAGTGCATTTGGATTAAATTATCATTTTGGATTAGTTTTAGTAGCTGCAATCGTTATTGCATATACATTTTTCGGTGGCTATTTAGCCGTGTCTATAACAGATTTTTTTCAAGGGGTAATCATGTTAATTGCCATGGTAATGGTACCGATAGTTGCAATGATGCAATTGAGTGGTCTTGATACATTATCACAAGCAGCAGCGTTAAAACCTACAAACCTAGATTTATTTAGAGGGACGACAGTGATAGGTATTATTTCGTTCTTTGCTTGGGGCCTAGGTTATTTTGGGCAACCTCATATTATTGTTCGTTTTATGTCTATTAAATCAGTCGCACAACTTAAAACAGCCAGACGTTTTGGGATAGGGTGGATGATAATTAGCTTATTAGGTGCAGTAGGTGTTGGATTAGTAGGAATTACATTTGTCAATGAAGGCGGTGTAACGCTAGAAGATCCAGAAACATTATTTATTTTAATGGGACAAATATTATTTCATCCTTTAGTTGGTGGATTCTTATTAGCTGCAATTTTAGCTGCAATTATGAGTACGATTTCTTCACAACTATTAGTAACATCAAGTTCTTTAACTGAAGATTTCTACAAACTGTTTCGTGGAGAAGCGGCAGCTAAGGCACATGAAAAAGAATTTGTACTTGTTGGACGTTTATCTGTTATCGTTGTAGCCATCATTTCAATTATAATTGCTTGGTCTCCAAACGATACAATTTTAAATCTTGTAGGTAATGCCTGGGCAGGTTTTGGTGCAGCATTTGGACCACTTGTTCTATTGTCATTATATTGGAAAGGATTAAGTCGAACTGGTGCAGTAAGTGGGATGTTAGCTGGTGCAATCGTAGTTGTATTATGGATTGTATATGTTAAACCACTAGGAGAGGTAAATGATTTCTTCAATTTATATGAAATTATACCTGGGTTCTTAACGAGTTTGATAGTAACAGTTGTTATTAGTAAGTTTACTAAGAAGCCTCAAATTGATGTTGAATCGGATTTAGAGGAAGTACGACAACTTGTTAAAGGTGACATTAAGAACTAA
- a CDS encoding DUF2188 domain-containing protein — MPWTMDDFPQSWKNMDKLERKKAIDIGNAMLKDGYKEENAIPIATKQAESWYKDASEKDLEQLKNKKITKHDADDSSNPQLNEKDVHVYFEDDVWKIKSDSAKQASDSFERKADAMKRARNIADNRNTEIIEHKKDE, encoded by the coding sequence ATGCCTTGGACTATGGATGACTTTCCACAAAGTTGGAAAAATATGGATAAGTTGGAGCGCAAAAAAGCGATTGATATTGGTAATGCAATGCTAAAAGATGGTTATAAAGAAGAGAATGCTATTCCTATCGCTACTAAACAAGCTGAATCTTGGTATAAAGATGCTTCTGAAAAAGATTTAGAGCAATTAAAAAATAAAAAAATAACTAAGCATGACGCGGATGATTCGTCTAATCCACAATTGAATGAAAAAGATGTACATGTTTATTTTGAAGACGACGTATGGAAAATTAAATCTGATAGTGCTAAGCAAGCATCTGATAGTTTTGAGAGGAAGGCAGATGCGATGAAACGTGCCAGAAATATTGCCGATAATAGAAATACAGAAATTATTGAGCATAAAAAAGACGAATAA
- a CDS encoding GTP pyrophosphokinase — MYVERKPSLNIEDLKAELKESIGQFSSDESAFDMLIGFVALEQLYSSALKEISTKLDILDDNFQQMYKHNPIHHMERRVKTMRSLINKLNRKGYDISTDAAKAHILDIAGIRVVCNYIDDIYVIESLLLKQENVKLLKRKDYIENPKDNGYRSLHIVVSVHVFLANSVETVPVEIQIRTIGMDMWASLEHKIRYKNNADTECYRSALKTCAGEISTVESKMQNIRSEVFDN; from the coding sequence ATGTACGTAGAGAGAAAGCCTTCATTAAACATAGAAGATTTGAAGGCGGAACTAAAAGAAAGTATAGGCCAATTTAGTAGTGATGAATCAGCATTCGATATGTTGATTGGATTTGTTGCACTTGAGCAATTATATTCTTCAGCACTAAAAGAAATAAGTACTAAATTAGATATATTAGATGATAATTTCCAACAAATGTACAAACATAATCCAATTCACCATATGGAACGTCGTGTTAAAACAATGAGAAGTTTAATTAATAAGTTAAATCGTAAAGGTTATGATATTAGTACTGATGCAGCTAAAGCGCATATCTTAGATATTGCAGGTATCAGAGTAGTTTGCAATTATATCGATGATATATACGTGATTGAATCATTATTACTTAAACAAGAGAATGTAAAATTACTGAAACGTAAAGATTATATTGAAAATCCTAAAGATAATGGTTATCGAAGTCTGCATATTGTTGTTTCTGTCCATGTATTTTTAGCAAATTCAGTTGAAACAGTGCCGGTAGAAATTCAAATTAGAACTATAGGCATGGATATGTGGGCAAGTTTAGAACATAAAATACGGTACAAAAATAATGCTGACACTGAATGTTATAGATCAGCATTAAAAACATGTGCGGGAGAAATTTCTACTGTTGAAAGTAAAATGCAGAATATACGCTCAGAAGTGTTCGATAATTAA
- a CDS encoding putative quinol monooxygenase → MITINAIMKVDPSKREDYLELVKPLVEGASKEEGSLFYKQFEQTDEPNTFAFIEQYKDEEAVEAHNNSEHFQQFFKEVSQYLTEKPAITVSQSK, encoded by the coding sequence ATGATTACAATTAATGCAATAATGAAAGTAGATCCATCAAAGCGTGAAGATTATTTAGAATTAGTGAAACCTTTAGTTGAAGGTGCTAGTAAAGAAGAAGGTTCATTATTTTATAAACAATTTGAACAAACTGACGAACCAAATACATTTGCGTTTATCGAGCAATATAAAGATGAAGAAGCGGTAGAAGCTCACAATAATTCGGAGCATTTCCAACAATTTTTCAAAGAAGTAAGTCAATATCTTACTGAAAAGCCTGCTATAACTGTTTCTCAAAGCAAATAA
- a CDS encoding fructose-bisphosphatase class III, with translation MRKPTDKSVKGRYLDLLSEQFNNKEELATEIINLESILELPKGTEHFVSDLHGEFHAFQHVLRNGSGNVRSKINDIFQDTLTRREINEFAALVYYPEEKLKLIKNSFNSKSELNEWYITTINRLIKLITYASSKYTRTKLRKSLPKNYVFIIEELLYKSNKYNNKQSYYEKLINQIIELEQSDDLIIGLSFTVQHLVVNHLHVVGDIYDRGPEPDKIMETLIAYPSVDIQWGNHDVLWIGAYAGSKVCLANLLRICARYDNLDIIEDAYGINLRPLLTLAEKYYDGSNLAFRPKNPEALTDPELEQITKIHQAIAIIQFKLEAPIIKRRPTFEMEERLVLESIDYEKNEATLYGKTYTLDNTCFQTIDPEDPNKLIEEEAEVMDKLLLSVQQSEKLKRHMTFLMQKGKLYLPYNGNLLIHGCIPVDENGEMESMTIDGVKHYGRDLLDHFEDYVRVAFDHKDIEDDLATDLVWYLWTGKYSSLFGKRAMTTFERYFIKDKSAHKETKNPYYHLREDVNMCRKMLKDFGLDPDQGHIINGHTPVKEIDGENPIKAEGKMIVIDGGFSKAYQSTTGIAGYTLLYNSFGMQLVAHQHFNSKKHVLLNGADELSIRRVVDKELKRKKIRDTNTGQEIQEKIDILKELMHDRYVN, from the coding sequence ATGCGTAAACCAACAGACAAAAGCGTGAAGGGGAGATACTTAGATCTCTTATCTGAACAATTTAACAATAAAGAAGAGTTAGCTACAGAAATCATTAACCTTGAATCTATACTAGAGCTTCCAAAGGGTACGGAACATTTCGTTAGTGATTTACATGGAGAATTTCATGCATTCCAACATGTATTACGCAACGGTTCTGGAAATGTGCGTTCCAAAATAAATGACATCTTTCAAGATACACTCACACGTAGAGAAATTAATGAATTTGCAGCACTTGTTTATTATCCCGAGGAAAAATTAAAATTAATCAAAAATAGTTTTAACTCTAAATCTGAATTGAATGAATGGTACATTACAACCATTAATCGTTTAATTAAATTAATTACTTATGCATCTTCAAAATATACACGTACAAAATTACGAAAGTCTTTACCTAAAAATTATGTTTTTATCATTGAAGAACTCCTTTATAAAAGTAATAAATATAACAACAAACAATCTTATTATGAAAAACTAATCAATCAAATCATCGAACTTGAACAATCTGACGATTTAATTATTGGGCTGTCCTTTACTGTTCAACACCTTGTTGTCAATCACTTACATGTTGTTGGAGATATTTATGACCGTGGCCCTGAACCTGACAAAATTATGGAAACTCTGATTGCGTACCCTTCTGTGGATATTCAATGGGGCAATCATGATGTTTTATGGATAGGTGCCTATGCAGGATCTAAAGTTTGCTTAGCTAATTTACTACGTATCTGTGCTCGCTATGATAATTTAGATATTATAGAAGATGCTTATGGTATAAATTTACGTCCCTTATTAACACTTGCTGAAAAATATTATGATGGCTCAAATTTAGCTTTTAGACCTAAAAATCCTGAAGCATTGACAGATCCAGAATTAGAACAAATTACTAAGATACATCAAGCTATCGCAATCATACAGTTCAAACTAGAAGCACCTATTATTAAGCGTCGTCCAACTTTTGAAATGGAAGAACGCTTAGTATTAGAAAGTATTGATTATGAAAAAAATGAAGCAACGCTTTATGGAAAAACATATACTTTAGATAATACTTGCTTCCAAACAATTGACCCTGAAGACCCAAATAAATTAATTGAAGAAGAAGCTGAGGTCATGGACAAACTACTATTGTCAGTACAACAATCTGAAAAATTAAAACGTCACATGACATTTTTAATGCAAAAAGGAAAACTGTATTTGCCTTATAATGGAAACTTGCTTATACATGGCTGTATTCCTGTAGATGAAAATGGAGAGATGGAATCCATGACTATTGATGGGGTTAAACATTATGGTAGAGATCTATTAGACCATTTCGAAGATTATGTGAGAGTCGCCTTTGATCACAAAGACATCGAGGATGATTTGGCAACAGATCTTGTATGGTATTTATGGACCGGGAAATATTCTTCATTATTTGGTAAACGTGCTATGACAACTTTCGAACGTTACTTCATAAAAGATAAATCTGCTCATAAAGAAACCAAAAATCCATATTATCATTTACGTGAAGATGTAAATATGTGCAGAAAAATGCTTAAAGACTTTGGACTCGATCCAGATCAAGGCCATATCATTAATGGACATACACCGGTTAAAGAAATTGATGGTGAAAACCCCATTAAAGCTGAAGGTAAAATGATTGTGATTGATGGTGGTTTCTCTAAAGCATACCAGTCAACAACTGGTATCGCCGGCTACACGCTACTTTATAATTCATTTGGTATGCAACTCGTAGCACATCAACATTTCAATTCAAAAAAACATGTATTACTTAACGGTGCCGATGAATTATCTATTCGTCGTGTTGTTGATAAAGAATTGAAACGAAAAAAAATAAGAGATACTAATACAGGTCAAGAAATTCAGGAAAAAATAGACATACTCAAAGAACTGATGCATGATCGTTATGTAAACTAA
- the budA gene encoding acetolactate decarboxylase produces the protein MLYQHGTLGLLMAGLLDGTASINEVLEHGNLGIGTLTGSDGEVIILDGVAYHANEFGDFKQLDGHEMTPYATVTPFQPNNHFEIRNITDSEAVLNEVQCKAGSNSVFIAIKITGEFEFMHVRMMPKQEKPYTKLIESAKRQPEFQYEHVRGSIVGFYTPQLFHGIAASGFHLHFIDEARTLGGHVLNFEVNKGLVELSNIETLEQHFPTNDKTFLESDIDYSTVNEDIKETE, from the coding sequence ATGTTATATCAACACGGTACACTAGGCTTATTAATGGCTGGTTTATTAGATGGTACTGCATCAATCAATGAAGTATTAGAACATGGCAATCTAGGTATTGGGACGTTAACAGGTTCAGATGGGGAAGTCATTATATTAGATGGCGTGGCTTATCATGCCAATGAATTTGGTGATTTTAAACAATTAGATGGTCATGAGATGACGCCTTATGCTACAGTGACACCATTTCAACCTAATAATCATTTTGAAATACGTAATATTACAGATTCAGAAGCTGTTTTGAATGAAGTTCAGTGTAAAGCTGGAAGTAACAGTGTATTTATAGCGATTAAAATTACAGGTGAATTTGAGTTTATGCACGTTAGAATGATGCCAAAACAAGAAAAACCTTATACAAAACTTATAGAGTCAGCTAAAAGACAACCAGAATTTCAATATGAACACGTAAGGGGCAGCATTGTAGGGTTTTATACACCACAACTGTTCCATGGCATAGCTGCAAGTGGATTTCATTTACATTTTATTGATGAAGCTAGAACGTTAGGTGGTCATGTATTAAACTTTGAAGTTAACAAAGGATTAGTAGAATTAAGTAATATTGAGACATTAGAGCAACATTTTCCTACTAATGACAAAACTTTTTTAGAATCAGACATTGATTATTCGACTGTGAATGAAGATATAAAAGAAACAGAATAA
- a CDS encoding GntR family transcriptional regulator — protein sequence MKYEYPEQWLDGVSKGEMIAAEIRLRIVDGSIKPDTLLTENQIAKEFNVSRSPVRDAFKLLKQDQLIHLERMGAEVLPFDDNEKKELYDLRIMLESFAFSRIKAKNHDQIVKELRKQLEMMKVAVQFQDAEAFTEHDMKFHEVTILASKHQYLKTYWNNLKPVMEALILLSMRKRMNENPEDFERIHHNHEVFIEAIARQDAEKLREAFHLNFDDVGEDIDSFWLN from the coding sequence GTGAAGTATGAATATCCCGAACAATGGTTAGATGGCGTATCTAAGGGTGAAATGATAGCAGCTGAGATTCGATTAAGAATCGTTGATGGTTCTATTAAACCAGATACATTATTGACAGAAAATCAAATTGCTAAAGAATTTAATGTGAGTCGTTCTCCTGTTAGAGATGCTTTTAAATTATTAAAACAAGACCAGTTAATTCATTTAGAACGTATGGGTGCAGAAGTATTACCGTTTGATGATAATGAAAAAAAAGAACTTTATGATTTAAGAATTATGTTAGAGTCTTTTGCTTTTAGTAGAATTAAGGCGAAAAATCATGACCAGATTGTAAAGGAGTTACGCAAACAACTAGAAATGATGAAAGTTGCCGTTCAATTCCAAGATGCAGAAGCTTTCACTGAACATGATATGAAATTTCATGAGGTGACTATACTGGCTTCTAAACACCAATATTTAAAGACGTATTGGAATAATTTAAAGCCTGTAATGGAAGCGCTTATTCTACTTTCGATGCGTAAGCGTATGAATGAAAATCCTGAAGATTTTGAGCGTATTCATCACAATCACGAGGTATTTATAGAAGCCATAGCTAGACAAGACGCTGAAAAACTCAGAGAGGCATTCCATTTGAACTTCGATGATGTCGGCGAAGATATTGATAGTTTCTGGTTAAATTAG